The genomic window TTTTTACACAATTATGGGGATCCCTATCGCCTTCCTTGCTGATCGGGTCAACCGCGTAGGATTGTTAAGTGTGGCCCTAGCTGTGTGGAGCGGCTTCACGGCTTTAACGGGGTTTGCACAGAATTTTTGGCAAATTGGTCTTGCACGAATGGGCGTTGGTATTGGCGAAGCGGGCGGAAGCCCTCCATCACACGCGATTATCTCAGATATGTACCCAAAAGAGGAAAGAGCGGGAGCATTAGGCCTATATTCTCTAGGAATTCCTCTAGGTATTATGAGTGCTTACTTCATCACGGCAGCCTTACTTGGTGCAGATCCCTCAACAGTCGACTGGAGACGAATCTTTATTATCCTAGGGGTCTCAGGAATATTATTGGCCGTAATTGTTCGAATTCTTGTGAAAGAACCAGAACGTGGAGCTATGGAAAAAAACAAAACCGGCACCATTAAAAAGATACCATTTTCCGAAGCTGTGCCGGCGTTGTTAAAAATAAAATCGTGGTGGTTTATGGCCTTTGGGATCGCCTTCGCGTCCTTTGCAGCTTACGCTTTTTCAGGGTTTCAAACTAAATTCATTCGCCTGTTAGACCCCGAATTTGATTTCAGAAAAGTCATTATAATACTCGGTTTCATTTACGGCACTTTTTATGTGGCTGGTACTTATTTCGGTGCAAAGCTAGTCGATTGGAAAGCCAAGACTGATGTAAGAGCCTATGGATACATCCCAGGGATTGCGACACTAATTGCTCTTCCCATTGGCATTGCGTGTTTTTTAGCACCTAACCTTTATATTCACTTAGCTTTAACCGCGATATTTCAACTTTGCATCGGCGTATATCTAGGGCCCAGCTTTGCAATTGCGCAAACTCTGGCACCAGTTCATGTTCGCGCGATGTCTACCGCCTTATTTTTCTTCATTTTGAATATGATTGCCTTGGGCGGTGGCCCAACTGCAGCAGGCATACTGATTGATGTGTTTAAGGGTTCATATAATGAACTCGAAGCCACACGGTATGCAATGATACTCATATGCGGAATACTTTTCGTTGCATTCATCTTCTTTATGATGGTCAGCAAGTCCCTTCCTAAAGATTGGGCCATTGCAGAAGCGCGTAATGAAAGCTAAGGGGCGTGCAAATTATTAAATTGTGAGTCTCCCATGATTGAACGCTACGCCCGCAAGGAAATGACCGAGATTTGGTCTGCCGCAACTAAGTATAGAATTTGGTTTGAAATCGAAGCGCATGGCTGTGATGCATTGGCTGAATTAGGGGTCATACCAAAATCAGCAGCCAAAAACATATGGGACAAAGGCGGCTCAGCTGAGTTTGATGTTGCAAAAATCGATGAGATTGAACGCGAAGTAAAACACGATGTTATTGCCTTCCTGACTCACCTCGCAGAGTTCATTGGTGAGGATGCGCGTTTTGTACATCAAGGTTTCACTTCCTCTGACATTTTGGACACGACTCTGTCCGTGCAGTTAGCACGAGCAACTGACCTCTTACTTGTAGGCATGGACAGAGTTTTAACGGCGCTTGAAAAGCGCGCAAAAGAACATAAACACACTATAACTATTGGCCGCTCACACGGCATTCACGCAGAACCAACAACATTTGGCGTCAAACTCGCGCGGTTCCACGCTGAATTCGCTCGTGGCCGCGCCCGTCTTGTGCAAGCCCGTGAAGAAATTGCTGTATGCGCTATTTCAGGTGCTATCGGAACATTCGCAAATATTGATCCAAAAGTTGAAGAGCATGTCGCGGAAAAAATGGGTTTAGCGATTGAGCCTGTCTCCTCTCAAATTATCCCTCGGGACCGTCACGCTGCATTTTTCGCAGCCCTAGGCGTGATCGCTTCATCAATTGAAAACGTAGCCGTTGAAATTCGTCACCTGCAACGTACAGAAGTCCTTGAAGCGGAGGAGTTCTTCTCAAAGGGGCAAAAAGGCTCGTCAGCGATGCCCCACAAGCGCAACCCAGTATTGACTGAGAATCTAAGCGGACTCGCCCGTCTCGTCCGCATGGCAGTTGTCCCTGCTATGGAAAATGTTGCGCTTTGGCATGAGCGCGATATTTCACACAGTTCAGTCGAACGCGGAATTGGACCTGACTCTACAGTGCACTTAGATTTTGCTCTTCACCGACTGGCCGGTGTGATAGAGAACCTTGTCGTCTATCCCGAAAAAATGAAATCCAATATGGACCGTCTCGGCGGTTTACATAACAGCCAACGCTTTCTTTTAGCCCTCACTCAAGCTGGAGAACAGCGCGAAAGTGCTTATCGACTCGTGCAACGCAATGCCATGAAAGTTTGGGAAATGTTCCGAACGCAAGGTAATGCGGGTGAAGGCGCATTTCTTAACCTTATTCTCTCAGATCAAGATGTCATGGCTCTTTTATCTGAAGATCAGGTACGGGCAATGTTTGACGACGAGTACCACCTAAAGCATGTCGATACGATTTTTGCACGAGTCTTTTAAATTACAACTGCACGGGTATTATCATGTCTGAACGACCGATGCCCGTTCATATACCCTTACATTTAGTAAAGTTTAACCTTCACAGTTAGGTTGTATTTACACGACCCCAGCAACGCTGCTTTTAATCTTAAAAAAAACCATTTTTTTTGATTTTTTTTTCCTTATGTTTTTCAAACACTTAGGCCTTAACAAAAGACGTTTGGTAATCATTGTAAATACAGAGCTAACGCATAGTTTGCGGTTCATTTACCAATATGTCTTATAAATTTTCACAATCACAACGGCTCTCGGGAATGAGCACGTGAGAACTTAAAGTGTGAAAAAGGACTGACGATGAAAACCTTAACTTCTTTATTGGGTGCCGCCCTTTTAAAAACGGCATTCGGTGCAACAGCTTATGCGGCTAACCCAGACGTCTATGTGGTAAACTTCCGCAATGACACGGATGTTAAAAGCCAAGCATTAGATTCAGCCCTACCGTCTGCTGTAGCCATCGCAGGTGTTAACGCTGAGCAAGTCAACATTGACACATCTACAGCGGCTAAATGGGAGAAAGGCGCGCATGAAGCTTTTGACCGCGATATCGTGCCGATTTTCAACAAGTGGGTCGGATTACCAGGGTTTGCTGCGGTTGTTGATGCAAAAACAAAACGCGTCATTGGCTGCGTTAGCTCTCAGCTCGATACAACAGAAATTGCTAGAGAGTTAAAAAAGATGGCAGCTCGCGCCACTGGAAATGCTTATATTTCTAACGCCTCTACAAATGCGCAAACGACGCAATGCCCTGCTGCGCATAATGTTGACCCTGCCAACTTATAAATTTTACAATATTATCAGAACAAAGCCCGGGCGCGTTAAACGCTCGGGCTTTTTCTTTTCTTACGCGAATTCTCACATAAAGTTGAACGCCCTTATCACTCCGGTGCTGTATTTTCATCTCTGGTTCAGCTCTTTTTCACGATATGAGACCGAGAAAGGTCTTATTATGTTATCAAAATTCTATAGAGCATTTTTTAGTGTCATACTTCTTTGCGGATTAGGGACATCCGCCCTCGCCTACCAAACTAAACCACAAGCAGATATTTATGTGGTAATGTTTCGTGCGGACTGGTGTGCTCCCTGCAAGGTAGTTGAGCCTAGACTACAACAAGTGTTGGCCTCAATCCGCGACCCTAAAATTGAATTCCTAGAACTCGATTTTTCAGCTAATAACGGTGATTGGAATGCCAATGCCGTTTTTGATCGTCAAATCGTTCCTCAATACAACAAATGGTTAGGCGTCACAGGTTTTGCCGCGATTATTGATGCGGACAGCAAAAAAACCTTAGGCTGTGTAACCCAAGCCTATAATGCGGACGCAATGGAAATGCACATTAAGACGCTACAAAAAATGGCAAAAAACAATCAGGCGAATACTGATTTCACTTGTCCCGAGGCAAATAACTAAGCCTTAAAATGGGGAGCCCCTTAAATAAGATCTCCCCATACAGCGATTAATTACTCTGATTCGTAAACTGAGGTACGAGCTTCAGACAATAACGCCGCCATTTTCTCACGAATAGCTTCGTCAGAGATGTCAGCGCCTGCCGTCGCAAGGTCAGATTTAACCTTACGGAAAACGTCATCATCGCCCGCTTCTTCCATGTCTGAAGCAATAACCTCCAAAGCGTATTTATCAGGGTCAGTATGACCAATAATATCGGCGACCCAGAGACCTAGAGCCTTATTTCGCTTAGCTGCAACTTTGAATTCCTTCGCAGCGTCCAACACAAATTTTGTTTCTAGAGCATTTTTACGTTCGTCAAAGCTAGACATGTCAGAATCCTTTGTTGTTTCTACACACCATTTATGGCGAGGCGATACCGACTTCAAGTCGCAAAATCCCCATTTTATAACACGCTACTCATTGCGGTTTGCCCGTCTTACGTCTATGACGCGGCTTTAAGCGATACGAGTCAACACTCTTGACTAACCGTGCCATCTGGAGAGCGCCATGAGCCGCCGCAAGCAGATTTATGAAGGCAAAGCCAAAATCCTCTATGAGGGGCCTGAACCTGGAACGCTCGTTCAATATTTCAAAGACGATGCAACCGCCTTCAACGCTCAGAAGAAAGCTATTTTGGATGGCAAAGGTGTCTTGAATAATCGCATCAGTGAATTTGTCATGACGCATCTAGCTGAGATAGGTATCCCTACACATTTCATCAAACGCCTCAATATGCGTGAGCAATTAATAAAAAAAGTGGAAATCATTCCTCTAGAAGTAATTTGCCGAAATGTAGCCGCAGGCACGATGGCGAAGCGCCTCGGCATTGAAGAAGGTGAGAAACTACCACGTTCCGTTGTTGAATTTTGTTTGAAACGTGATGATTTGGGCGACCCGCTCATCGCAGAGGAACATATTCACGCTTTCGGCTGGGCCAGCAGCTCTGAATTGGATGAAATGATTGCCATGACACTGCGCATCAATGATTATTTGCAGGGTATGTTTGCAGGTATTGGCATTAAACTGATTGATTTCAAGATTGAATTTGGTCGCCTGCCAATATCAAATGAAGATGGCGTTGTTGGGCACCAAGTCGTCTTAGCTGACGAGATTAGTCCAGATAGTTGCCGCCTTTGGGATCGTGAAACCAATAAAAAACTGGATAAAGACCGGTTCCGCCGTGATCTAGGTGAAGTCACTGAAGCCTATACTGAGGTGGCTACGCGCCTCGGAATAATAAAAGAACAAAACCAACATAACGCGACGATTTTATCTGTCGTATCGAATGACGATTAGGACATGTTATGAAAGCAATAGTCTATATTGGCCTAAAACCAGGTGTCCTAGACCCACAAGGCCGCGCCATTGCCCGCTCTCTAAACGATCTCGGATTTGCAGAAGTAAACTCAGCATTGCAGGGTAAAATCATCGAGCTTGATCTCTCGTCCGAAGAGAAAACTGAGGCAAAGCAGCGCGTTGAGCAAATGTGTGAGAAGCTTCTCGCGAATACTGTCATTGAGAGTTATCGCATTGAGTTGAGAGACTAGACATGCAAACCGCAGTCATTGTTTTTCCAGCTTCAAACTGTGACCGCGACGCCGCGGTTGCCTTAGAAAAAGTTACTGGGCGCGTTCCAAAAATGATTTGGCATCGTGATACTGAAATCCCCAGTGATGTAAGTTTCGTTGTTATCCCCGGAGGGTTTTCTTACGGCGATTATTTACGCTCTGGCGCTATGGCGGCGCGGTCGCCTATTGTGTCAGACCTAAAGAATAAAGCTGAGAAAGGTCTCGCCGTCGCAGGATTTTGCAATGGTTTCCAAGTGTTAACTGAAGCTGGCATGCTCCCTGGGGCTTTAATGCGTAATAAAGGCTTAAAATTTGTTTGCCGACCTGAAAAGTTGAAAATAAACAATGCAAATACGCGGTTTACCTCACGTTATGCTGATAATTCAGAAGTGACCTTCCCTGTGGCTCATCACGATGGCAATTACTTTGCCGACGATGCAACTCTTAATAAATTGGAAAAAGAAGGCCGCATTGTTTTCCGTTACGCTGACAATCCAAATGGCTCGGCGCAAGATATTGCAGGTATAGTCAATGAAGCCGGCAACGTCTTTGGGATGATGCCACATCCAGAGCGCGCCATAGACCCGCAACATGGCGGAACAGATGGCCTAGACCTATTTAAATCTATTATTGAGTCGATCTGATGGCAAAAATTTCTGAAATCACCCCCGAAATTGTCGCTGAACACGGCCTATCTGAAAGCGAATACCAAATTATTCTTGACCGTTTAGGTCGAGAACCTAATTTGAACGAGTTGGGAATTTTTTCCGTTATGTGGTCGGAGCATTGCTCTTATAAATCATCGCGCCGACATCTTGGTAAGTTCCTGACAACAGGTGACAGGGTAATACAAGGCCCAGGTGAAAATGCAGGCGTCATTGATATTGATGATGGCGACGCCATTATTTTCAAAATGGAAAGTCACAATCACCCTTCCTATATCGAACCTTATCAAGGTGCAGCTACAGGCGTTGGCGGCATCATGCGTGATGTCTTCACCATGGGAGCTCGTCCTATCGCGTTGTTAAACGCCCTTCGTTTCGGAGAACCCTCTCACCCCAAAACCAAGACACTTGTAAACGGCGTTGTTGCTGGAATTGGTGGTTACGGCAACTGTGTCGGCGTTCCTACTGTGGGCGGAGAAACTAATTTTCACAAAGGATATAACGGAAATATTCTCGTCAATGCGATGTGCGTTGGTCTCGCGCAGGCTGATAATGTTTTCTATTCAGCCGCTAAAGGTGTTGGAAATCCTATCTTTTACGTTGGTTCTAAAACGGGCCGAGATGGTATTCATGGGGCAACAATGGCTTCGGCTGAGTTTGACGACGACAGCGATGAAAAACGCCCTACGGTTCAAGTGGGCGATCCGTTTACTGAAAAACTTCTCATAGAAGCCTGCTTGGAGTTGATGGCAACAGACGCCATTATCGCCATTCAAGATATGGGAGCCGCGGGCCTTACGTCTTCATCGATTGAAATGGCTGATAAGGGCGGCGTAGGCATTCAGCTAAATCTTGACAAAGTGCCTCAACGTGAAACCGACATGACACCTTATGAAATGATGTTGTCGGAGAGCCAAGAGCGTATGCTTATGGTCATTCAACCTGGCAAAGAGCAACTCGCCTATGATATTTTTGAAAAATGGGAACTTGATGTCGCCTTAATTGGCAAGACCACTGATACGGGGCGCTTAGTTCTGAAGCACAAACGTAAGAAGGTTTGCGATATCCCTATTGCGCCACTTGCTGATGATGCGCCGAACTACGATCGCCCACATGTGCCGACAGAGCCGCGCCCTGTTCTAGATGCCAATGACATACATGAAACTCAAGATTATAATGATGCACTCATAAAGCTTATCCAATCCCCAAATATCGCTTCCAAGCGTTGGATTTGGGAGCAATATGACCGTCATGTTATGGGCGATACGATTGACTCTAGCCAATCAGGTGGTGATGCAGCTATCGTTCGGATCCATGGCAAGAACAAAGCCGTAGCTATCTCTACGGACTGTACTCCGCGCTATGTTTATGCGGACCCTTATGAAGGTGGAAAGCAATGCGTTGCCGAAACTTGGCGCAACCTAACATGTGTAGGGGCTGATCCTATTGCGATTACCGATTGCTTGAACTTTGGGAATCCAGAACGCCCAGAGATTATGGGGCAATTTGTTGGCGCTATCGAGGGTATGAACGAAGCCTGTCATGCCTTTGAATATCCAGTCGTTTCAGGCAATGTTTCACTCTACAATGAAACAAATGGAGAGGCCATACCGCCCACTCCCGCTGTAGGAGGCGTCGGGCTTATTCCCAATTTAGATTTCTTCACCACACTTAGCGGTGCTAAAGAAGGTGATACGCTTATTTTAATTGGTGAGACTAAGGGCTGGCTTGGTTCATCCCTGTACTTAGCCGAAATTTTATCAAGAGAAGATGGTGCTCCTCCACCTGTAGACTTGAAAACTGAGAAGCTAAATGGAGATTATGTCCGTAAGCTCATTCGCAATAGACGCGTGAATGCTGTTCATGACTGTTCCGATGGCGGTCTCGCCATTACTGCCTGTGAAATGGCTTTTGCCTCTAATATGGGTTTACATTTATCAGAACCTACTGAAGGTACACTTCATGGTTGGCTTTTCGGCGAGGACCAAGGAAGATACCTGCTAGCAGTAGAGAAAAATTCCGTTAACCCAGTAATCTCTACGGCGCATAGTAAAGGAATATCCGCACAAATCGTGGGAACTGTTGGCGGTGACCGCATTAAAGCTGACGGCGCATTTGATGTTTCTGTTCAAGGCCTTCGGGAGAAACATGAGTCTTGGTTGCCAAATTTAATGAAAAGCACTGATTAATGGCAATGAAGGGTGAAGATATAGCGGCCATGATTCAAGAGGCTTTGCCTGACGCGCAGGTGGAAATGATTGATTTGGCTGGTGATAATAATCACTGGAAAGCCGTTATCGTCAGCAAGGCTTTTTCAGGGCTTAATCGCGTACGTCAGCACCAGCTTGTCTATGCGGCTTTAAAAGGGAAAATGGACGGTGCAAATGGCGAACTCCATGCCCTCGCACTTGAGACCAAAGCCCCCTCTTGAAACCACGAAAATGATGCCCAATTATAGGGCTAAAGTATTATTCATAGTTTTATGTCTGAAAATTATAGGAAAAGAACACCTCATGGACGTTAAAGAGCGAATTTCAAAAACAGTATCTGACAATGACGTCGTACTCTTTATGAAAGGTACACCCGTCTTTCCTCAGTGCGGGTTTTCATCAACAGTTGTACAGGTTTTCGACTATCTTGGCGTGAATTACGAGAGCGTCAATGTCCTAGAAGACATGGAAATCCGTCAAGGTATAAAAGATTACAATAATTGGCCAACCATTCCCCAAGTCTTTGTTAAAGGTGAATTTATTGGCGGGTGTGATATTGTGCGCGAAATGTTTGAAAGCGGTGAACTACGCACAATGCTCACTGAAAAAGGCGTTGAAACAACAGCTTAGTGCTTTTGTTTATAGCTAACGCCCACTTAATGGCAATTTAAACGTCTATAAAGCCTCTTGTAGTAATACTGTGTCAGCGATGAATTATCGCGGGCACAGATACTTCAGGAATATATTGGCAATGGATGAGAACACTCCACAATCGGAACTGGAATTACAAATCCAAGCCGTTCGGGTCGAAGCCGAAAAAAGGGATTCGGAACCTTACAAAATCCGTCGTAAATCTAAAGCTCCATCACAATTGTTAAATGGCCTAGTTCGCTTCAGTCTTTTAGGGGCTGTAGTTATGATGGGATATATTAGCCTCCACTATATACCCGCTTATTTTAACCCATCCAAATATTTGAATGCTAATAAGCAGTATGTGTCTTCAAAGAGATTAGACACAAATGAGAGCGGCGCCTTAGTTGGCCATTATCTAGATGTCACGAGTGTCAAAAAAACTTACCTCCGTCAGGGACAGGCGCTTCGCGTTCAATATTTGCGCCCTGATAACAGCAACATCGAATTGCGTATTAAACGATGCCGGTCCGTATTTCTCATTGAAGTCTTTAAGTGTGAGGTCGTAGGAGAAAAAGTCGTGCAAATCACCGAAGGGCAAAATGGGACACAGCGCTTCATTTTTGAGGATAAGGGATTTTATATGTTGGAAGAGCGGGTTTCAGGTCAAACGAACTCCAAAGACTTCCGCGTAGTCTGGAGCCGAGTGTAACCTCTCTTTTCAGATGGTTTATGCAAAAAAACCCGCCAAATTGGCGGGTTTTCTTTTTGTTTGTCTGGAGTTCTCTCTAGCGAGAGTAAAATTCCACAACCAAGTTTGGTTCCATAACAACTGGGTATGGCACTTCGTCAAAACTAGGAACACGTGCGAAAGTAGCTTGCATACCTTTTGGATCAACGCTGATATAATCTGGTAATTCACGTTCAGCACTTTCTAGAGCCTCAAGAACCAATGCCATTGTGCGCGACTTCTCACGAACTTCAATGACATCACCAACGTTACAACGATAAGAAGGAATGTTTACTTTTTTACCGTTCACAAGAACATGACCGTGGTTCACGAACTGACGTGCAGCGAAAACAGTTGGAACGAATTTAGCACGATAGACAATCGCGTCCAAACGGCGCTCTAGCAAACCAATAAGGTTTTCAGAAGCATCCCCCTTCATCCGTGTGGCTTGGTCATATGTTTTGCGGAATTGTTTTTCCATGATGTTGCCGTAATAGCCTTTAAGCTTCTGCTTGGCGCGAAGCTGTGTACCAAAATCAGATAGCTTTGATTTACGACCTTGGCCATGCTGACCAGGGCCATAAGGGCGTTTGTTAACTGGAGATTTCGGGCGGCCCCAAATATTCTCGCCCATACGGCGATCAATTTTATATTTTGCTGAATTACGCTTAGACATGCGTTTGTACTCTTTCAATCGACGTGGCCCGGCTCATCCAACCTATTTGGATAGCGATTACAACGGCGGCACCACACCTTCCCGTAATAAAGCGCGCCTTTTAGCGGTCTTTGCCTGTAAGTCAACTCTGCAATGTAGAGGGCTAAAATACTGAACCGCTGATTACTGTCATAATATTTGAGTTGTTTTAAACGTGTCTCTGTGACAATCGCGAGAGATGAAAACGATTACCCCTCTGACCTCTCAGACCGACTTAACCAGACATGGTTTATGGGCAGGTGTTGCCGCCTATTTTATATGGGGGCTATTTCCGTTTTATTTCAAAGCGACGGCGAGTATTAGCGCTGTAGAACTGGTCTCCCACCGAGTTATCTGGTCAGTCCCATTTGGGTTGCTTATCATCATTTTCCGCCATCAAATCGGTGAAGTAATCTCGGCATTAAAAAAGCCAAAAACAATTGCTTTACTCTTCCTCGCAGCAGTCGCCCTTGCTTTGAACTGGGGTATGTACATATGGGCAATCCAGCAAAATCAAATTTTCCAAGGCAGTTTAGGCTATTACATAAACCCAATTATATATGTCCTCGTGGGTGTCGTATTTATGGGTGAAACTTTGTCAAAAGCCCAAGGCATAGCGACTGCCCTCGCCTTTTTCGGTGTTGCTGTCTTAACGATCTATGGCGGCGTATTTCCAGGAATCGCTCTTTTTCTAGCGATTACCTTCACAACCTATGGCGTTATACGAAAGAAAGTAGAGATTGGCGCTATGCCAGGTCTTTTTATTGAGACCTTATTACTGTTACTTCCAGCTATAGTATATTTGTTATGGGTTGCTCAACAAGGCACGTTACAGTTCACTCATCTTGGAACAAAGATGGACATCCTTATCCTGTTAGCAGGTCCGATCACTGTACTCCCTCTGCTCGCATTTGCTTTCGCAGCAAGACGGCTAAAACTCTCAACCTTGGGATTCTTACAGTTCATTGGACCTACTTTGCAATTCTTATGTGGTCTATATTTTGGAGAGACCTTTACCCTAGCACATGCAGTTTGCTTTGGCTCGATTTGGATTGGTGTGGCTATATTCAGCTATGATGCTTGGCAAAAAAACAAAAAAGTGAAACGTCTGATGAAACCAATTGGTTAGTCAAGTCTGACTTTAATCTCGCTTCATTAATCTGGCTTCCGTTTAACGTTGCCCCGATAAGAAATTCATAAATTCATGCCCACCGGGAGACACCGCAAAAATTCCTATTAAATATGCCGTAAACATAATGAGGGTCTGAGCTGCAAATAAAAACACGCCATCTAAAACCATGTTTTTGGGCAAAGACAACGGAGTGCTTTTAACATTTTTATGCCTTGCAGTGGCAAAAATCAGTGTTGAGAGAAAAGCAAGTAATAAAACGACACTACCAGGCCATGCCAAGAACCCTGCCACTATCGCTACAACAATCAAACAATACCCAAGATACTTCATCGTCACGACCTTCTTTATTTTATACGCGCTTTACCGCGCCCCTCGGCCAGCGCTTTCACAATACCGCGAAAGGTTCTGACTTCCTGTACTGTCATTTTTGCACGTGTCAAAGGCGCTCTTATGTTTTGCGACATCAACGCCCGTTTTGATTCAGGAAAGAAAAACCCCGCATTGTCGAGCTCTTGTTCTAAATGTTCAAAAAGTCCTGTTAAATCCTTGCGCTCGGCAGCGTCACTAATCTCCGGATTAAACACATCAGGTATATTGGGTAAGGAGGCGTTAGCCCAGATATAGGCAAAAATGTTTACCGCTTGAGCTAAGTTAAGAGACTGAAAAGCTTGATTCACGGGATATGTTAAAATTGCATCTGCTAATACAACATCAGCATTTGTTAACCCTGCTTTTTCAGGTCCAAACAATATCCCTGTCGGTAAGCCAGATGCACTAAGCCCCTTAAGCTTAGGTCCAATGTCATCAGTTCCAACAACAGGAATTTCTAACTCTCTACGACGCGCCGTCGCGGCCAAAACATATTGCAAATCAGATACAGCCTCTTCAACTGTATCAAAGACTCTCGCTGTATTTAGAACATCTACAGCTCCCGCCGCCATAGGTTCCGCCGCAGGATTTGGCCACCCGTCACGAGGCGCCACGAGCCGCAGATCCGTTAGACCAAAATTCAACATGCAACGACACGCGGCACCAATATTTTCGCCAAGTTGTGGACGCACTAGAATCACGGCTGGCACAGGAGAGTCAGTCTCTTGCGCAACAATGCGCCCTAATTGGTCTTTCGTCGTTTTTCCCATTTCTTTCACCTAAATGCGTAACCAGAACCCATGCACTAATAATGTAGCGTTCTTTAGTCTTTAGTTTTTGTGCCACTGGTGTTAAAGGCGGCGCAAACTTAATCCAAACCGCTTACAGAGGTAAATATGGCTAAAATCAAGGTAAATAATCCCGTCGTTGATATGAATGGCGACGAGATGACGCGCATCATCTGGGACATGATTAAAGAACGTCTCATTCATCCTTACCTCGACATTGAACTTTTGGACTACGATCTATCCATTCAGAGTCGTGATGCTACAGACGATCAAATTACTGTTGATGCTGCCAATGCCATCAAAAAGTATAATGTCGGCATCAAGTGCGCGACAATCACACCTGACGAACAACGCGTTGAAGAATTCGACCTAAAGAAAATGTGGCGGTCTCCAAACGGGACTATTCGCAATATCTTGGGTGGTGTTGTATTCCGTGAACCGATTATTTGTAACAACGTCCCTCGCCTAGTTCCTGGGTGGACCCAACCTATCGTTATTGGACGTCACGCTTTCGGTGACCAATACAAAGCGACAGACTTCCTAGTCC from Litorimonas taeanensis includes these protein-coding regions:
- the rpsD gene encoding 30S ribosomal protein S4, translated to MSKRNSAKYKIDRRMGENIWGRPKSPVNKRPYGPGQHGQGRKSKLSDFGTQLRAKQKLKGYYGNIMEKQFRKTYDQATRMKGDASENLIGLLERRLDAIVYRAKFVPTVFAARQFVNHGHVLVNGKKVNIPSYRCNVGDVIEVREKSRTMALVLEALESAERELPDYISVDPKGMQATFARVPSFDEVPYPVVMEPNLVVEFYSR
- the purL gene encoding phosphoribosylformylglycinamidine synthase subunit PurL, whose product is MAKISEITPEIVAEHGLSESEYQIILDRLGREPNLNELGIFSVMWSEHCSYKSSRRHLGKFLTTGDRVIQGPGENAGVIDIDDGDAIIFKMESHNHPSYIEPYQGAATGVGGIMRDVFTMGARPIALLNALRFGEPSHPKTKTLVNGVVAGIGGYGNCVGVPTVGGETNFHKGYNGNILVNAMCVGLAQADNVFYSAAKGVGNPIFYVGSKTGRDGIHGATMASAEFDDDSDEKRPTVQVGDPFTEKLLIEACLELMATDAIIAIQDMGAAGLTSSSIEMADKGGVGIQLNLDKVPQRETDMTPYEMMLSESQERMLMVIQPGKEQLAYDIFEKWELDVALIGKTTDTGRLVLKHKRKKVCDIPIAPLADDAPNYDRPHVPTEPRPVLDANDIHETQDYNDALIKLIQSPNIASKRWIWEQYDRHVMGDTIDSSQSGGDAAIVRIHGKNKAVAISTDCTPRYVYADPYEGGKQCVAETWRNLTCVGADPIAITDCLNFGNPERPEIMGQFVGAIEGMNEACHAFEYPVVSGNVSLYNETNGEAIPPTPAVGGVGLIPNLDFFTTLSGAKEGDTLILIGETKGWLGSSLYLAEILSREDGAPPPVDLKTEKLNGDYVRKLIRNRRVNAVHDCSDGGLAITACEMAFASNMGLHLSEPTEGTLHGWLFGEDQGRYLLAVEKNSVNPVISTAHSKGISAQIVGTVGGDRIKADGAFDVSVQGLREKHESWLPNLMKSTD
- the rarD gene encoding EamA family transporter RarD, with product MKTITPLTSQTDLTRHGLWAGVAAYFIWGLFPFYFKATASISAVELVSHRVIWSVPFGLLIIIFRHQIGEVISALKKPKTIALLFLAAVALALNWGMYIWAIQQNQIFQGSLGYYINPIIYVLVGVVFMGETLSKAQGIATALAFFGVAVLTIYGGVFPGIALFLAITFTTYGVIRKKVEIGAMPGLFIETLLLLLPAIVYLLWVAQQGTLQFTHLGTKMDILILLAGPITVLPLLAFAFAARRLKLSTLGFLQFIGPTLQFLCGLYFGETFTLAHAVCFGSIWIGVAIFSYDAWQKNKKVKRLMKPIG
- the grxD gene encoding Grx4 family monothiol glutaredoxin, yielding MDVKERISKTVSDNDVVLFMKGTPVFPQCGFSSTVVQVFDYLGVNYESVNVLEDMEIRQGIKDYNNWPTIPQVFVKGEFIGGCDIVREMFESGELRTMLTEKGVETTA
- a CDS encoding BolA family protein, producing MAMKGEDIAAMIQEALPDAQVEMIDLAGDNNHWKAVIVSKAFSGLNRVRQHQLVYAALKGKMDGANGELHALALETKAPS
- a CDS encoding RNA methyltransferase — protein: MGKTTKDQLGRIVAQETDSPVPAVILVRPQLGENIGAACRCMLNFGLTDLRLVAPRDGWPNPAAEPMAAGAVDVLNTARVFDTVEEAVSDLQYVLAATARRRELEIPVVGTDDIGPKLKGLSASGLPTGILFGPEKAGLTNADVVLADAILTYPVNQAFQSLNLAQAVNIFAYIWANASLPNIPDVFNPEISDAAERKDLTGLFEHLEQELDNAGFFFPESKRALMSQNIRAPLTRAKMTVQEVRTFRGIVKALAEGRGKARIK